The Quercus lobata isolate SW786 chromosome 9, ValleyOak3.0 Primary Assembly, whole genome shotgun sequence region TATTGTCCAAGTTCCAATTCAAAATTAACTTTCTctaatttatcttcaaattttttagcatttcaCAATTTCAACATCCAAAAGCCTCATTAAGTCTCTTTATATTTATATCTCCAATACTCAGAAAAGAGTTTCAGTTTGATACTTATAAGACCCAACAAGTGACAGAATCAGCTAATTACAAGATAGcaaaagatacataaaaaaGACAGCCTGATTCCTAAAAACAACACTAAGTTTGCGAAAAAACATTACCTGCACAGTGGCGAAACAAAACAATGCAATTCCGATGTTACGATGATCCGTGTATATGATTCCTTGTGACTGACCTCCAAGCCTAAGACCAGTTGCCCAGCCAGCCACCCCAATGGCATAAGCAGATACTTGACAAAAAGCATGAAGATAGAACCATGCCGGATCCGCAGACTCAAAAGTCCTCAAGTACCTTGCAATGATAGCTCCAACAGGAAACAGAATGCCCCAACTCACAACATTCAGTATTCCATGAATCTGACAcccaaaaagacaaaataacaTTCAACAATTTGTTGTACCATATCACAAATATGCCTCCATTTTCCTATACTTTCACATGGAAACAACAaacagaataaaaaaaaattaaaaactaaacaaacaaacaattaaatGGTACGCCAAGCTCTATATTAAATCCAGTTCCAGTCAAGAGTTATAAACAAACAagaagttttgaatttttcagGGCTTTAATCAATCCAAGACTaatcaattaaattttctaCATCCATCCACTGCAAATTAAAGAAAGGTTAAAAGTCAATTTAGTCAATTATTAAATCAGTGTTTCAGGTTTTATTTGGGTCAATTTAATCCTCATCAAAACGAGTCAATCTGGTCCTTCCGTccaatttgttaataaaaaaaaattgttcaaacattcttttttcactaaaaaataactgaaaaaaaaagggattaaaCTTAAACAACTTCATTTTCTAACAGATTTGGATGGAataacaagattgattcattttGATAAAGTGAGGAACTAAATTCACAAAAATTAAGCCAAGAGCCTTGTGGCTCAACTTGGCATCTCCTCGTTCAAATCCCCCacccccaactattgaattatagaagaaaaaaaaaatcacaaaaaatagaTCTTACGAACTAATCATGTGAAGAAATGGAATTTTACCATAAAAGATAATTTCTTTCCTCCAAAAACCCATTATCTTTTACACATCTTtcttaaggaaaaaaagagaagaaatttttttttcaacttttagacACCCAAAACCTTATCCCACAGACTAGACCCAAATATTCCAACTTTTAAACAAACCCAGATGAATCCCACAATTCCCAAACGCAGCcacaaacaaatttcaaatttctgacaaaaaaataaaagaaaagagaaaccaatcaaaatgataaaaccataataagaaacaaaatcaaacaggTAATAAGAAAACTGACATTTTTATTCTTGGTCCTTGAACCCAGTCCACCAGAGGTAGAGGAAGTCTGGCCAGCAGTCAAATTGAGAGTGGACAAAGAAGCCTTATTGGCTGCACTCATCGCATGTATATCTGGTACACCATTTGTAACAGATGGCCCCACCTGCCAAACCTGGTTAACAATGTCAGAGTTACCAGGGAGCTTCAACTTAGCAAAAAGCGTAATAGTTCCTCCTGATTCCTCAGCACTTAGGTCCCAAACCTCAAAGGAAATCTTGGACTCAGCGATAGAAGCAAAAGAGGTTATGTTATAGGTTTTAACAGTCATAGCAGCACTGGATTTGAAGGCTATGAGGGCCTGAGCACCAAGCATGCCAGTCGCAGTTGGGTTTATGGCCCAAGCGACCCAACCATTGGTGCCTGCAGGCTGAGCCATGAAGGCTATGGAGAGAGATGAATTGGCTGCGTTGAGAGTCCAATGGAGATAAGAGGAGAGGTGAGGGAGGTCTAGGCATTTGGTGTAGAGAGCGTTGTTGGTGAAGGTTTGGGAGGTACAGGTTTGGGCATGAGATGGTGAGATTAGGAGGAGAgaacagaggctgagaagaagaATCACAGAGGATTGATGAGAATCCATTAATGGGGTTTGTGAGaacagacagagagagagagagagagaaaaacaaacgGCCACGTTTGGTGAAAGAAATAAGGCTGAGGCTGTGCCTGTTAGTGTGGCCGTGTCTCTGTCTCTGTGAGACGTTTGTCTGAATCTGAGGAAGGGGATATGGGGGTATAATATATAGATGGCGAAAATTATACGGGACACTTCCAAGTATAGCCATAGTCCATATAGGAATTTATACTTATAGGTTCTAGTAGGAATTTAAGCCAAATAAGTTTAGGAatataaccaattttatataCTTAATTACTACGTCAAGTTGCATCTGAATTGGCATCTTTCCGTGTACAAGGTGCTCAGGAGTTTAAGGAAAAAAAGCTTGAATGAAAGAATTAGCATCATATTgcaattatttctaaaaaaaaaaaaaaaaatgaggtggATTACTTGACCCATGTGAAATTAGATTAATGATATTTACTATGATTAGTGAAGAAGAAGTAATATTCACtactcatattttttatatttatttctcaAATTGAGAGATTTATTAATTGTGATCTTAATTTATATAGATACAATAGTTAAGTTAGAtgtactataaattttactatgtAAATAAGTCTTACAAACGTATGTGTCagtaatcacaaaaaataactcaaataTTCATCTATTAGTGTCTTGTTGAAGTGCCAATTTGTGGTAGCTCTAGTATTTTGCTAGATACAAATGGTCTATTAGGAGCAAGAAATGTTCACAAATTATTCTATGAGTACATTGAAGTAGTACATTCTCATCTTACATGACAGTGAGTTCtactaattaaaaataaagacacaattcaggaaaaaaaaaaaaaaaaaaacttgttaaagtaattaattgtgagtgatgaaaaaaaatagtgagttCATGTAAAAGCAATTGTCCATCAATCATAATCACCCATGCAACAAATTGTGAACAGAATTATAACAAGgattatattagtaataatttttgttttctttaatagGATATATCACTGAGACTTATTGTTAAATCTATGGTGAAGCTTAGCAAAAGAAATCTACGGTGAAGTTTGTTGCAAAGAAAAGGGATGGCATTGTTCTCCTTCAAGAGTACACATAGGTAGGTGTGATGTGGGAGAAGGTATTTAGTATCAAATGATACTAAGGTATTAAGATCCAATAAGTATAAAACATCTTCGCAAAAAACAGTTACTTactaacaaatgaaaaatatgtgtaagtgggtaatttttttttttgcatatatgtctcttatttattagattttgatacGGATGAtgtggtatcatttgatacaaaatattttttcgtAACATAGTACGGAAAGGTAGAGAAAGGAAAAgtgtttggcaaaaagaaattattttattttattttgttctaaagttaacaaaattaaatttttttaaaagctaatttttatattttagtcaTATGTTTAaatagaagcaaaaaaaaattatatttttcatctcATATTAGCAGAAAGCAATGTCCATTTCGCAACAAGTTTTAAATCTTTTGtcttaattctatttttaaatttaacaaaattagtTTTTCTGAAAATAAACTAACAAAATTAGATAATGATACTTCATTAAGAAAATAAACGGTGTCCATTTGGCAGAAAGCAATGTCCATTTCGCAAcaagttttaaatattttgtcttaattctatttttaaatttaacaaaattagtTTTTCTGAAAATAAACTAACAAAATTAGATACTGATACTTCATTAAGAAAATAAACGGTGTCCATTTGGCAAAAAAGCTTTTGCTTTTTTGtcatacttattttttaaaatttaacagaATTAAATTTTCTGAAAGTAAACTaactcttttttcctttttgttactaaaaattatatttttcatcataTATTTGGCAAATAAGTTATGtccattttgcaaaaaaaatttgcatttttgtcataatttttttttattttttattatacaagataaaaattctactttaatcTAATCTAAAATATAGATGTGTATAAAATTTCCTTCTAGAAATTTGAACCTAGACCAaaattagcttcttttttttctttcccttttgttactaaaaattatatttggcaTTATATATTTAGCAAATAAACCAAGGAAAACTTAACAGACAACAGAAGTTTATTATAGTAATTGCAATACGTGTGGGATTTGTAGGTGGGTTATAAGTGGAAATAGCACATATTATAGGTTGGCAGTTGGGCAGGTAGGGTGGGTGTGGTCTCTAGTACACTTCGGTTCACGGGTCTTTTATGAATGTGTTGTGATGATAATTATGTGGCAATCtcatttttgtgggattttgcTCTCTTCATATGTTGTTggactttgtttttgttgggctAAACAGTTTTGAGTCATCCTACACTGATTTTGtcttttcattcataaaaaaaaaaataataaatatatttaataatagaATTCCTAGTCTTATTACACGTGTGTGtgatgaaacttttttttttactagtgtataatttttctttttaaattctttttgatatgtttgttttgaaaatataaattagtAGAAGAGTGTCTTATTTTGTAGACATTTTAAATAGAGtttgagatatatttttatcaagttATTCTcaagttttcttccttttaaaCTTAAAGTTTATGGATATTTCTAAATCACATAAAAGTATAGTTCAAAGAGGAGAAtccttttataaatattatagataTTTCATTTTGtggaaattataaaattattaaaatctgTGTTTTAACTCCTGAGTcaatctttctttaaaaaaaaaaaatccggagTCAATCATGTGAATATTTCAAGAgggaaatatttttaattcccatttaaattttattcctaaaaaataacctatttaattcattttttttttaaaagatattatAACTTAATAGCTCCAAACAAATTCATCTAGTGATGTTACAAACAcaacataacaaatttcacaattactGAGTTGACAGATTATTGTTGATTTCCATATAAAAAATCTGATGTGAGTTATTGTTGGTAGATTATTATTGGTTATGTCTACATAAAGAGATACCCTATTTATCACAACTTTATGCATCATATTTTGTTGGGCTCCCTACTTGCTTCCTAAGGCG contains the following coding sequences:
- the LOC115960334 gene encoding cytochrome b561 and DOMON domain-containing protein At3g25290 encodes the protein MDSHQSSVILLLSLCSLLLISPSHAQTCTSQTFTNNALYTKCLDLPHLSSYLHWTLNAANSSLSIAFMAQPAGTNGWVAWAINPTATGMLGAQALIAFKSSAAMTVKTYNITSFASIAESKISFEVWDLSAEESGGTITLFAKLKLPGNSDIVNQVWQVGPSVTNGVPDIHAMSAANKASLSTLNLTAGQTSSTSGGLGSRTKNKNIHGILNVVSWGILFPVGAIIARYLRTFESADPAWFYLHAFCQVSAYAIGVAGWATGLRLGGQSQGIIYTDHRNIGIALFCFATVQIFALFLRPKKDHKYRFYWNIYHHGIGYTIIILGVVNLFKGYDILQPAKKWKSAYVIVLIVLGAISLLLEAITWFVVLRRKSSKSTKPHDGYNNGEDRQ